A window of the Pseudomonas sp. B21_DOA genome harbors these coding sequences:
- a CDS encoding HlyD family type I secretion periplasmic adaptor subunit, producing MPASSDSNKRGYFDSFGKSAEAEFMPETAGAALQDSPRKSRITVWLAAALLIAALVWAKFAVLEEVTMGEGKAIPSSKVQVIQNLEGGIVTEIFVREGQMVGKGDTLLRLDDTRFRSNKGESEADRYALTAQVERLSAEAEGRPFKLSAEVIAKAPQVAEDERSLYEQRQRRLASEQRTLSEQLRQKTQELAEFRSKQGQFSSSLALLQQEMNMSEPLVKTGAVSPVEILRLRRSAVEIRGSLNATTLAIPRAESAIAEIRSKIDESEQTFRSEAAKELNEKRTDLSKITASSIAIDDRVSRTTVTSPVRGVIKQMKVNTIGGVVQPGSDMVEIVPLEDNLLIEAKVRPQDVAFLHPGQKAMVKFSAYDYTIYGGLSAKLELIGADTITDDKGNSFYLIQVRTDKNHLGGDVKPLLIIPGMVATVDIITGEKSVLDYLLKPVLKARTEAMRER from the coding sequence ATGCCTGCTTCCTCCGATAGCAACAAGCGCGGTTACTTCGACAGTTTCGGCAAAAGCGCCGAAGCCGAGTTCATGCCGGAAACCGCCGGCGCAGCATTGCAGGATTCGCCGCGCAAATCGCGGATCACCGTGTGGCTGGCGGCAGCGCTGCTGATCGCCGCCCTGGTCTGGGCGAAATTTGCCGTGCTCGAAGAAGTCACCATGGGCGAAGGCAAGGCGATTCCGTCAAGCAAGGTTCAGGTGATCCAGAACCTCGAGGGCGGCATCGTCACCGAGATTTTCGTTCGCGAAGGCCAGATGGTCGGCAAGGGTGACACCCTGCTGCGTCTGGATGACACGCGCTTTCGCTCGAACAAGGGCGAAAGCGAGGCCGACCGTTACGCGCTGACCGCGCAGGTCGAACGGCTGTCAGCGGAGGCCGAGGGACGTCCCTTCAAGCTCTCCGCTGAAGTGATTGCCAAGGCCCCGCAAGTCGCCGAGGACGAGCGCTCGTTGTACGAGCAACGTCAACGGCGCCTGGCCAGCGAACAGCGCACCCTCAGTGAACAACTGCGGCAGAAAACCCAGGAACTGGCGGAGTTTCGTTCCAAGCAAGGCCAGTTCAGCTCCAGCCTCGCGTTGCTGCAACAAGAGATGAACATGTCCGAACCGCTGGTGAAAACCGGCGCTGTGTCACCGGTGGAAATCCTCCGCCTCAGACGCAGTGCCGTGGAAATTCGTGGTTCGCTCAACGCCACCACGCTGGCGATTCCCCGCGCCGAATCGGCCATTGCCGAGATCCGCAGCAAGATCGACGAATCCGAGCAGACCTTCCGTTCGGAAGCGGCCAAAGAGCTGAATGAGAAACGCACCGACCTGTCAAAAATCACCGCTTCGAGCATCGCCATCGACGACCGCGTCAGTCGCACTACAGTGACGTCGCCGGTGCGTGGCGTGATCAAGCAGATGAAGGTCAACACCATCGGCGGCGTGGTCCAGCCGGGCAGCGACATGGTCGAAATCGTGCCGCTGGAAGACAACCTGCTGATCGAAGCCAAGGTCCGCCCGCAAGACGTCGCGTTCCTGCATCCGGGCCAGAAAGCCATGGTCAAGTTCAGCGCCTACGACTACACGATTTACGGCGGGCTGAGCGCCAAACTGGAGCTGATCGGCGCCGATACGATTACCGACGACAAGGGCAACAGCTTCTATCTGATTCAGGTGCGCACCGACAAGAATCACCTGGGCGGCGACGTGAAACCGCTGCTGATCATCCCGGGGATGGTGGCGACGGTGGACATTATTACCGGTGAGAAAAGCGTCTTGGATTACCTGCTCAAACCGGTGTTGAAAGCGCGGACTGAGGCGATGCGCGAGCGCTAG
- a CDS encoding type I secretion system permease/ATPase → MTSMEPGATGVDPRLSFDDPLLDGLLILCKLHGATVSRASLSAGLPLNKQRLSLDLLPRAAARAGLQARLLRRDLKDISPLNLPILLLLNDGRTAVLRRFGEDGKALLLPSEADGGEQWVSREELNEHYNGQALFARPRHELEDLRAPLVPRVNAWFRDTLKLSKWLYSDAILASFLINLLGLMVPLFVMQTYDRVVPNQATSTLWVLSIGLLIGTGFELVLRVVRAHLLDTAGKKTDVILSATLFERITGMSMKARPATIGGFAQSIHDFQGLREFLTAVTLTSLIDLPFVVLMLVVIGLLGGWLVVIPLLAFPITIVFAMAIQVRLRDTVQKSLSLGAERQAVLIETLGGLETLEACGAESERQHKWESTHGALTRLDSHARNLSALATNGTLFIQQFSGMATIVAGVYSIIAGNLSVGALVATYMLGSRVLAPLGQIAGLITRYQQAQLTMKSTDALMALPQERDGKQRPLERTQLQGALDVSGVTFHYNGQNAPALSEVSFSLKPGERVGIIGRSGSGKSTLARLVMGFYEAEEGQLLLDGLDLRQLDVADLRQQIGYVAHDLPLLAGSLRDNLTLGARYISDSRMLEVAELTGVTELARQHPQGFDRPVGERGQLLSGGQRQAVLLARALLLDPPIMLLDEPTSAMDNSSEDALRQKLHGWVQGKTLLLVTHRTSMLSLVDRLLVLDNGRVVADGPKEAVIDALRKGRVGSAAV, encoded by the coding sequence ATGACCAGCATGGAACCCGGCGCCACCGGGGTCGATCCGCGCCTGAGCTTCGACGATCCGTTACTCGACGGTCTGCTGATCCTCTGCAAACTGCATGGCGCCACGGTCAGTCGTGCCAGCCTGAGTGCCGGGCTGCCCCTGAACAAACAACGTCTGAGCCTTGATCTGCTGCCCCGTGCAGCAGCGCGGGCCGGATTACAGGCGCGGTTGTTGCGCCGTGACCTGAAAGACATTTCGCCGCTGAACCTGCCGATCCTGCTGCTGCTCAACGACGGCCGAACAGCGGTGCTGCGGCGTTTTGGCGAGGATGGCAAAGCCCTGCTGCTGCCCAGCGAAGCCGACGGCGGCGAGCAATGGGTCAGCCGCGAAGAACTCAACGAGCACTACAACGGCCAGGCCTTGTTCGCCCGTCCGCGCCACGAACTCGAAGACCTGCGCGCGCCGCTGGTGCCACGAGTAAACGCATGGTTTCGCGACACACTGAAGCTGTCGAAATGGCTGTACAGCGATGCGATCCTCGCCAGTTTCCTGATCAACCTGCTGGGCCTGATGGTGCCGCTGTTCGTCATGCAGACCTACGATCGCGTGGTGCCCAATCAGGCGACCTCGACGCTGTGGGTGCTGTCGATCGGTTTGCTGATCGGCACCGGTTTTGAATTGGTGCTGCGCGTGGTGCGTGCGCACCTGCTCGACACCGCCGGCAAGAAAACCGATGTGATCCTCTCGGCAACGTTGTTCGAGCGCATCACCGGCATGTCGATGAAAGCGCGGCCAGCAACCATTGGCGGCTTTGCCCAGAGCATTCACGATTTCCAGGGCCTGCGTGAATTTCTCACTGCCGTGACCCTGACCAGTCTGATCGACTTGCCCTTCGTGGTGTTGATGCTGGTAGTGATCGGCCTGCTCGGCGGCTGGCTGGTGGTGATTCCGCTGCTGGCGTTTCCGATCACGATCGTCTTCGCCATGGCGATTCAGGTGCGCCTGCGTGACACCGTGCAGAAAAGCCTGAGCCTCGGCGCCGAGCGTCAGGCGGTGCTGATCGAAACCCTCGGCGGTCTGGAAACCCTCGAGGCCTGCGGCGCCGAAAGCGAGCGCCAGCACAAATGGGAAAGCACCCACGGCGCCCTCACCCGCCTCGACAGCCATGCGCGCAACCTGTCGGCGCTGGCCACCAACGGCACGTTGTTCATCCAGCAGTTTTCCGGGATGGCGACGATTGTTGCCGGGGTCTACAGCATCATCGCTGGCAACCTCAGTGTCGGCGCGCTGGTCGCCACTTACATGCTCGGCAGCCGCGTGCTCGCCCCGCTCGGCCAGATCGCCGGGCTGATCACCCGCTACCAGCAAGCGCAACTGACCATGAAAAGCACCGACGCGCTCATGGCGCTGCCGCAGGAACGCGACGGCAAACAACGGCCACTGGAACGCACGCAGCTGCAAGGCGCACTGGACGTCAGCGGCGTGACCTTCCACTACAACGGCCAGAACGCACCGGCGCTGAGCGAGGTCAGCTTCAGCCTGAAACCCGGCGAGCGGGTCGGCATCATCGGCCGCAGCGGTTCCGGCAAAAGTACTTTGGCGCGATTGGTGATGGGCTTCTACGAAGCGGAGGAAGGCCAGTTGCTGCTCGACGGCCTCGATCTGCGCCAACTGGACGTGGCCGACCTGCGCCAGCAGATCGGTTATGTCGCCCACGATCTGCCGCTGCTGGCCGGCAGTCTGCGCGACAACCTGACCCTTGGCGCGCGCTACATCAGCGATTCACGCATGCTCGAAGTCGCCGAACTGACTGGCGTCACCGAACTGGCGCGGCAACACCCGCAAGGCTTCGACCGACCGGTGGGCGAACGCGGACAACTGCTATCCGGCGGCCAACGCCAGGCGGTGTTGCTGGCGCGCGCGCTACTGCTTGATCCGCCGATCATGCTGCTCGACGAACCCACCAGCGCCATGGACAACAGCAGTGAAGATGCGCTGCGGCAGAAACTGCATGGCTGGGTGCAAGGCAAAACCCTGCTGCTGGTCACCCACCGCACCTCGATGCTGAGCCTGGTGGACCGGTTGCTGGTGCTGGACAACGGCCGGGTCGTCGCTGACGGCCCGAAAGAAGCGGTCATCGATGCACTGCGCAAGGGCCGTGTCGGCTCGGCGGCGGTCTAG
- a CDS encoding TolC family outer membrane protein, whose product MACTSQAQAMNLTEAIQSTIATHPELASRVDARLSADEQVKVAKGGFYPSVDLNAAYGRGYSDNTNTRAFGNHNTEILNYTQSELRLRQMIFDGFNTANEVERTKGVSNSRAYYAQGTAQDLALRTIEVYLEVLKRRELVTLAKNNLQAHLRVNDQIGLRTERGIGSTADSDQSVARRALAQNNLDTAEVDLADAESNFYSVVGRMPDELETPASTRGELPPDLREAQQSMVDNNPYLKSAQADVQSAESQYEVAKSPFYPRFDAEAAVGANNNVQGDEGHDNEWRVGVVMNYNLFRGGSDKARLAANAHDINQAMDIRNNALRQLNENIRLAWNAMENAKKQTPTAREYAETTKRVRAAYQDQFGLGQRTLLDLLDSENELYNANRRYTEIRYTEEYSMYRVLANMGQLLSKQRVVLPADAIATTEVKNQARLPELK is encoded by the coding sequence ATGGCTTGCACTTCCCAAGCCCAGGCGATGAACCTCACCGAGGCGATTCAAAGCACCATCGCCACTCACCCGGAACTCGCTTCGCGCGTGGACGCCCGCCTGTCTGCGGACGAACAGGTAAAAGTGGCCAAGGGCGGGTTCTATCCGTCGGTCGATTTGAACGCTGCTTACGGGCGCGGCTACAGCGACAACACCAACACCCGCGCCTTCGGTAATCACAACACCGAAATCCTCAATTACACCCAGTCGGAGCTGCGCTTGCGGCAGATGATCTTCGACGGCTTCAACACCGCCAACGAGGTCGAGCGCACCAAGGGCGTGTCCAACTCGCGTGCCTACTACGCGCAAGGCACCGCGCAGGATCTGGCCCTGCGCACCATCGAGGTCTACCTCGAAGTGCTCAAGCGGCGTGAACTGGTGACGCTGGCGAAGAACAATTTGCAGGCGCACTTGCGCGTCAACGATCAGATCGGCCTGCGCACCGAGCGCGGCATCGGCAGTACCGCCGACTCCGATCAATCGGTCGCCCGTCGTGCGCTGGCGCAGAACAACCTCGACACCGCCGAAGTCGATCTGGCCGACGCCGAATCGAATTTCTATAGCGTGGTCGGACGCATGCCCGATGAGCTGGAAACCCCGGCCTCCACCCGTGGCGAACTGCCGCCGGACCTGCGTGAAGCGCAGCAGAGCATGGTCGACAACAACCCGTACCTGAAATCCGCCCAGGCTGACGTGCAGTCCGCCGAGAGCCAGTACGAAGTGGCCAAGTCGCCGTTCTATCCACGCTTTGACGCGGAAGCGGCAGTCGGCGCCAACAACAACGTGCAGGGCGATGAAGGCCACGACAACGAATGGCGTGTCGGTGTAGTGATGAACTACAACCTGTTCCGTGGCGGCAGCGACAAGGCACGCCTGGCGGCCAATGCCCACGACATCAACCAGGCGATGGACATTCGCAACAACGCGCTGCGTCAGCTCAACGAGAACATTCGTCTGGCCTGGAACGCCATGGAAAACGCCAAGAAGCAGACGCCTACCGCTCGCGAATATGCCGAAACCACCAAACGCGTACGCGCCGCTTATCAGGACCAGTTCGGCCTCGGCCAACGCACCCTGCTCGACCTGCTCGACAGCGAAAACGAGCTGTACAACGCCAACCGTCGCTACACCGAAATCCGCTACACCGAGGAATACTCGATGTACCGCGTGCTGGCGAACATGGGCCAGTTGCTGAGCAAACAACGCGTGGTGCTGCCGGCCGATGCGATTGCCACGACCGAAGTGAAAAACCAGGCGCGCCTGCCCGAGTTGAAATAG
- a CDS encoding YbaN family protein, which produces MLRYVLLAIGWLSVALGVIGIFLPVLPTTPFLLLAAACFARSSPRFYRWLVEHPRLGPWIRDYLDGNGIPLKGKVYAIGLMWVSILFSCYLVPLVWARGFMLTSAVLVTVYILRQKTLRKT; this is translated from the coding sequence ATGTTGCGCTACGTGCTGCTGGCCATCGGCTGGCTCAGCGTCGCATTGGGGGTGATCGGCATCTTCCTGCCGGTTCTGCCCACCACCCCCTTCCTCCTGCTCGCCGCGGCCTGCTTCGCGCGCAGCTCTCCGCGCTTCTATCGCTGGCTGGTCGAGCACCCACGACTCGGGCCATGGATCCGCGATTATCTCGACGGCAACGGCATCCCGCTCAAAGGCAAGGTCTACGCGATCGGCCTGATGTGGGTGAGCATTCTGTTCTCCTGCTATCTGGTGCCGCTGGTTTGGGCGCGTGGGTTCATGCTGACCAGTGCGGTGCTGGTGACGGTCTATATTTTGCGGCAGAAGACGTTGCGTAAAACTTGA
- a CDS encoding YecA family protein, with the protein MSFAEQLTRLQVFLDADELHDEALDYVAAHGYLTALSICSEDVPEREWIDALFAEEPHYSDEAQRAEIEATLIGLKAHIARQLASDEEFELPCELDLGEEPDDSELRGWCIGFMEGVFLREAAWFETAEEEVSEMLLPIMVGSGLFDEQPEFEDIAKDANLMDDMIVQIPEALTALYLLCQAPDEKPAILKPRHH; encoded by the coding sequence ATGTCCTTCGCTGAGCAACTGACCCGCCTGCAAGTCTTCCTCGACGCCGACGAGCTGCACGACGAGGCGCTGGATTACGTCGCCGCCCACGGTTACCTGACCGCGCTGTCGATCTGCTCGGAAGACGTTCCGGAGCGCGAGTGGATCGACGCGCTGTTTGCCGAAGAGCCGCACTACAGCGACGAAGCCCAGCGTGCCGAAATCGAAGCCACGCTGATCGGCCTCAAAGCGCACATCGCTCGCCAACTGGCCTCGGATGAAGAATTCGAACTGCCGTGCGAACTGGATCTGGGCGAAGAGCCGGACGATTCCGAACTGCGCGGCTGGTGCATCGGCTTCATGGAAGGTGTGTTCCTGCGCGAAGCGGCATGGTTCGAAACCGCCGAAGAAGAAGTCAGCGAAATGCTCCTGCCGATCATGGTCGGTTCCGGCCTGTTCGACGAACAACCGGAGTTCGAAGACATCGCCAAGGACGCCAATCTGATGGACGACATGATCGTGCAGATCCCGGAAGCCCTGACCGCGCTGTACCTGCTATGCCAGGCGCCCGACGAAAAACCGGCGATCCTCAAGCCACGCCACCACTAA
- the recQ gene encoding DNA helicase RecQ: MLEQAQRVLKDIFGYDSFRGRQGSIIERVASGGDALVLMPTGGGKSLCFQVPALLREGLAVVVSPLIALMDDQVATLEELGVAAAALNSTLSAEQQRDLAVRIKRGEVKMLYLAPERLVQPRMLAFLQSLEIALFAIDEAHCVSQWGHDFRREYLQLGQLAELFPNVPRIALTATADKRTREEIVDRLHLQNAERFLSSFDRPNIFYRIVPKEQPRKQLLAFLAERRSDAGIVYCLSRKKVEEVAAFLSEQGFPALPYHAGLPNDLRAYHQKRFLNEEGLIMVATVAFGMGIDKPNVRFVAHLDLPKSLEAYYQETGRGGRDGLPADAWMAYGLQDVVMLKQMLQNSEGDERHKRLEQHKLDAMLSLCEETRCRRQALLAYFDEDMPEPCGHCDNCVDGVQTWDATEPARQALSAIFRTGQRYGVGHLVDVLLGKDNEKVRSFGHQHLSVFGVGKALSESEWRSLFRQLVARGLADVDHEGYGGLRLNDSCRPLLKGEVKLELRRDLKPQVTAKTGSKSQASQLVRGEEREQWEALRALRRKLAEEHGVPPYVIFPDSTLLEMLRSQPTSLAEMARVSGVGARKLERYGEAFLEVLGGEAEAPKVVADVRHELITLARAGMTPLQIAGQLQCSEKNVYAMLAEAIGKQQLSLEQALDLPEELMGEVQDAFLDGEGELPSVAEVAELFAGRVPEGVLYCVRAALQSEFEM, from the coding sequence ATGCTCGAACAGGCTCAACGCGTCCTCAAGGACATCTTCGGCTACGACAGTTTCCGTGGCCGTCAGGGTTCGATCATTGAGCGCGTGGCCAGCGGCGGTGATGCGCTGGTGCTGATGCCTACCGGTGGCGGCAAGTCGTTGTGCTTTCAGGTGCCGGCGCTATTGCGCGAAGGCCTGGCCGTGGTGGTGTCGCCGTTGATCGCGCTGATGGACGATCAGGTCGCCACCCTTGAAGAACTCGGCGTGGCCGCGGCTGCGCTGAACTCCACGCTGAGCGCCGAGCAACAACGCGACCTCGCCGTGCGGATCAAGCGCGGCGAAGTGAAGATGCTCTATCTGGCGCCCGAGCGCTTGGTGCAGCCGCGCATGCTGGCGTTTCTGCAAAGCCTGGAAATCGCTTTGTTCGCCATCGACGAAGCGCATTGCGTGTCGCAATGGGGCCACGACTTCCGCCGCGAATACCTGCAACTCGGCCAACTGGCAGAGCTGTTCCCGAACGTTCCGCGCATTGCCCTCACCGCGACCGCCGACAAGCGCACCCGTGAAGAAATCGTCGATCGCCTGCACCTGCAGAACGCTGAGCGCTTCCTGTCGAGCTTCGACCGTCCGAATATTTTCTACCGCATCGTCCCGAAAGAGCAGCCGCGCAAGCAGTTACTGGCATTCCTCGCCGAGCGGCGCAGCGACGCCGGCATCGTTTATTGCCTGTCGCGCAAGAAAGTTGAAGAAGTCGCGGCGTTCCTCAGTGAGCAAGGCTTCCCGGCGCTGCCGTATCACGCCGGTCTGCCCAACGATCTGCGCGCCTATCACCAGAAGCGCTTCCTCAACGAGGAAGGCCTGATCATGGTTGCCACGGTGGCGTTCGGCATGGGCATCGACAAGCCCAACGTGCGCTTTGTCGCGCACTTGGATCTGCCGAAATCCCTTGAGGCGTATTACCAGGAAACCGGGCGCGGCGGTCGTGACGGTCTGCCGGCAGATGCGTGGATGGCCTACGGTCTGCAAGACGTGGTGATGCTCAAGCAGATGCTGCAGAACTCCGAAGGCGACGAACGGCACAAACGTCTGGAGCAGCACAAGCTCGATGCCATGCTCTCGCTTTGCGAAGAAACCCGCTGCCGCCGGCAGGCGTTGCTGGCCTATTTCGATGAAGACATGCCTGAGCCTTGCGGGCACTGCGACAACTGTGTCGATGGCGTGCAGACCTGGGACGCCACCGAGCCTGCACGTCAGGCCTTGTCGGCGATTTTCCGCACCGGTCAGCGTTACGGCGTTGGTCATCTGGTCGACGTATTGCTGGGCAAGGACAACGAAAAGGTGCGCAGCTTCGGCCATCAGCATTTGTCGGTGTTTGGCGTTGGCAAGGCGCTGAGCGAGAGCGAGTGGCGCTCGCTGTTCCGTCAGTTGGTGGCGCGTGGGTTGGCCGACGTCGATCACGAGGGGTATGGCGGTCTGCGCTTGAATGACAGTTGCCGGCCTTTGCTCAAAGGCGAAGTGAAGCTGGAGCTGCGCCGCGACCTGAAACCGCAAGTCACCGCCAAAACCGGCAGCAAGAGCCAGGCCAGCCAACTGGTGCGCGGCGAAGAACGCGAACAGTGGGAAGCCTTGCGCGCATTACGACGCAAGCTCGCCGAAGAACATGGCGTGCCGCCGTACGTCATCTTCCCCGACTCGACGTTGTTGGAAATGCTCCGCAGCCAACCGACCTCGCTGGCGGAAATGGCCCGGGTCAGCGGCGTCGGTGCGCGCAAACTGGAGCGCTATGGTGAAGCCTTCCTGGAAGTGCTCGGCGGCGAGGCGGAGGCGCCGAAGGTGGTCGCCGATGTCCGTCACGAGCTGATCACCCTGGCCCGCGCCGGCATGACCCCGCTGCAGATCGCCGGGCAGTTGCAATGCTCGGAGAAGAACGTCTACGCCATGCTCGCCGAAGCCATCGGCAAGCAGCAATTGTCGCTGGAGCAGGCGCTGGATTTGCCTGAGGAATTGATGGGCGAAGTGCAGGACGCGTTCCTCGATGGTGAGGGCGAGCTGCCGTCGGTCGCTGAAGTGGCTGAGCTGTTTGCCGGGCGTGTGCCGGAAGGCGTGCTGTATTGCGTGCGGGCGGCTTTGCAGTCTGAATTCGAGATGTGA
- a CDS encoding peptidoglycan-binding protein LysM translates to MLASRHVLRGGAKWLLFAGVFSYSTWSMALGLGEITVHSALNQPFKADIALVDVGTLTQNDLSASLASADEFGRAGVERVFFLNDLKFTPILRGNRQMLRVTSGKPVNEPFLNFLVQLDQPNGRLLREYTVLIDPPGSPGIVPATDEPDPRPQSSEFPTVEPVSAPPQAAQGKRTAAPVPPTPAVPANDAQAEQLAASVLLTQQLQKTLDEQNLRLQEQQVQIADGKKQIEDLQTRLAEMQKAPPPPVVAPAPAAISPPVETTEDGLNWPLLGGLIVLLGVLAALFIRRRQQRSTADGKPLPLLPVGAEDDVDEPELQQSVGAHAAADHRDEPGAGDVLEAVGIYLAYGRLSEAAGLLRDALHKEPERTDLGLQLLEVLGRQGDSGAFDQQETRLRALGVDERELIETRARHPKLAGAAPAAFAATPIAPELPVATAAAVAAPLASSPSALEDDFELNLGELSMDSNWDLNDSRSDHAAAPIDDPALGTSLSVDADFELPQAESAEEAELEWIPEPDAQPLDDDFLNEFGDPEPSLVLEPLDLPLPESTEVDTEAAGKLEQAQTCIDDGDIDSAIALLNELLREGDEPLKQTARTLLAGIR, encoded by the coding sequence ATGCTCGCAAGTCGGCACGTGCTGCGCGGGGGCGCCAAATGGCTGCTGTTCGCTGGCGTATTCAGCTATTCGACCTGGTCGATGGCGTTGGGGTTGGGCGAAATCACTGTTCACTCAGCCCTCAATCAGCCGTTCAAGGCCGACATCGCGTTGGTCGATGTCGGCACGTTGACGCAAAACGATCTCTCGGCCAGCCTGGCTTCGGCGGATGAATTCGGCCGGGCGGGCGTCGAGCGGGTGTTCTTTCTCAATGACCTCAAGTTCACCCCGATCCTGCGCGGCAACCGCCAGATGCTCCGGGTGACGTCCGGCAAACCGGTCAACGAACCTTTCCTGAATTTCCTCGTGCAGCTCGATCAGCCCAATGGCCGTCTGCTGCGCGAGTACACGGTGCTGATCGACCCGCCGGGTTCGCCGGGCATCGTACCCGCCACCGACGAGCCGGATCCGCGTCCACAATCCTCTGAATTTCCAACCGTCGAACCGGTTTCCGCACCGCCCCAGGCGGCCCAAGGCAAACGCACGGCGGCGCCTGTGCCGCCAACACCGGCGGTACCTGCCAACGATGCGCAGGCCGAGCAATTGGCGGCCAGTGTGCTGCTCACCCAGCAACTGCAAAAGACCCTCGACGAACAGAACCTCAGGCTGCAAGAGCAGCAAGTGCAGATAGCCGACGGCAAGAAGCAGATCGAAGACTTGCAAACACGTCTGGCCGAAATGCAGAAAGCACCACCACCGCCCGTGGTCGCGCCGGCTCCGGCCGCTATTTCGCCCCCAGTCGAGACGACAGAAGATGGTTTGAACTGGCCTCTGCTTGGCGGACTGATAGTGCTGCTGGGCGTTTTGGCAGCGTTGTTCATACGCCGCCGACAGCAACGTTCGACAGCTGACGGCAAGCCGCTGCCGCTATTGCCGGTTGGCGCCGAAGACGATGTCGATGAGCCCGAGCTTCAACAATCTGTCGGTGCGCACGCGGCTGCCGATCATCGCGACGAACCCGGTGCCGGCGACGTGCTGGAGGCTGTAGGCATCTATCTCGCCTACGGCCGACTCAGCGAAGCCGCCGGGCTGCTGCGCGATGCCTTGCACAAGGAGCCCGAGCGCACCGATCTCGGTTTGCAGCTTTTGGAAGTCCTGGGGCGCCAGGGTGACAGCGGCGCTTTTGACCAGCAGGAAACCCGCCTGCGTGCGCTTGGCGTTGATGAGCGCGAACTGATTGAAACCCGCGCTCGCCATCCAAAACTGGCAGGCGCCGCACCGGCGGCATTTGCAGCAACGCCAATCGCCCCCGAACTGCCAGTGGCCACGGCAGCGGCAGTGGCCGCGCCGCTCGCATCGTCGCCCAGCGCTCTCGAAGATGATTTCGAATTGAATCTGGGCGAGCTGTCGATGGATTCAAATTGGGATCTGAACGACAGCCGCAGCGATCACGCCGCAGCGCCGATCGATGATCCGGCACTGGGAACCAGTTTGTCAGTGGACGCCGATTTCGAATTGCCACAGGCTGAATCTGCCGAAGAAGCCGAACTTGAATGGATCCCTGAACCCGACGCCCAGCCCCTCGACGATGACTTTCTCAATGAGTTCGGCGATCCCGAGCCGTCGCTGGTGCTCGAACCTCTGGATCTGCCATTACCCGAGTCCACTGAGGTCGACACCGAGGCCGCCGGCAAGCTCGAGCAGGCACAAACCTGCATCGACGACGGTGACATCGACAGTGCGATCGCACTGCTCAACGAATTGCTCAGGGAAGGGGATGAGCCGTTGAAGCAGACGGCAAGGACGTTGTTGGCGGGGATTCGCTGA